A genomic window from Rhodococcus sp. KBS0724 includes:
- a CDS encoding cutinase family protein, with translation MGAKRFVAMLSVVAAAGVVQAVGAPTASAAPCPELYVVAIPGTWEPSGASPGAGMLAPVTSGLPSSVRTDYVTYSATAFPWESNVYARSKKQAVDNARGMIGAMAASCGDTRFAIVGYSQGADAAGDLAAEIGTGIGVVPPNRVAGVGLLSDPRRSESDALVGPWVGGNGASGARIGGFGWLSADTVTLCAAGDLYCSTPEDDFVMRLAGFMAQVSDPTPATALSLRDEAAVIVRDLITAGGLPALMAQLDPGANSRRVDQLVDFYGSQVHTDYTRYVVDGSGTTATSWLHNWLAGKA, from the coding sequence ATGGGTGCGAAGCGCTTCGTTGCGATGTTGTCGGTTGTTGCGGCCGCCGGTGTAGTGCAGGCCGTCGGCGCACCGACGGCATCCGCAGCGCCTTGCCCCGAACTGTATGTCGTGGCGATTCCGGGAACGTGGGAGCCGTCAGGCGCTTCGCCCGGTGCAGGCATGCTCGCGCCGGTCACCAGCGGCCTCCCGTCGTCGGTACGCACCGACTACGTCACGTACTCGGCTACCGCCTTCCCGTGGGAATCAAATGTCTACGCCAGGTCGAAGAAGCAGGCCGTCGACAATGCGCGCGGCATGATCGGGGCGATGGCTGCATCGTGCGGTGACACTCGATTCGCGATAGTCGGGTACAGCCAGGGCGCCGACGCGGCCGGAGACCTCGCCGCCGAAATCGGGACGGGCATCGGTGTCGTACCGCCCAATCGTGTTGCCGGAGTCGGTCTGCTGTCCGATCCGCGTCGATCCGAGTCCGATGCGTTGGTCGGTCCCTGGGTTGGCGGAAACGGCGCCAGTGGTGCTCGCATCGGCGGATTCGGTTGGCTGTCAGCCGATACCGTCACTCTCTGTGCTGCGGGCGATCTGTACTGCTCGACGCCCGAAGATGATTTTGTGATGCGTCTGGCCGGATTCATGGCGCAGGTTTCCGATCCGACTCCGGCAACGGCCCTCTCGTTGCGTGACGAAGCAGCTGTGATCGTGCGTGACTTGATCACTGCGGGTGGACTTCCCGCACTCATGGCGCAACTTGATCCCGGCGCCAACAGCCGACGTGTCGATCAGTTGGTCGATTTCTACGGATCGCAGGTCCATACCGACTACACCCGTTACGTGGTCGACGGTTCGGGCACAACGGCTACGTCGTGGCTGCATAACTGGCTGGCGGGTAAAGCCTGA
- a CDS encoding DUF732 domain-containing protein — translation MNTKHLIACLAASGLLLSACSDESATETMSSATGVASASAATSTTTAPAASPTSTPAVEAQQPSTVEPGTLEAGTLESPALPSAPPAAVEANTPIDARSPDEIVAGAGERGQRYLAALRLAGIPPSGMDSAEILYADGTCNAIAQGMPRSEVLAEFKAVGDVYAQITPMPSARIAEIYVETAENTYC, via the coding sequence ATGAACACCAAACACCTGATTGCGTGCCTTGCCGCGAGCGGCCTGCTCCTCAGTGCCTGCAGTGACGAATCAGCCACCGAGACAATGAGTTCGGCAACAGGCGTCGCGTCGGCGAGCGCAGCAACATCGACGACGACCGCCCCTGCGGCTTCTCCCACCTCGACGCCTGCGGTCGAAGCGCAGCAGCCTAGTACCGTCGAACCCGGCACACTCGAAGCTGGCACACTCGAATCGCCGGCACTGCCGAGTGCACCTCCGGCAGCTGTCGAAGCAAATACCCCGATCGACGCACGCTCACCGGACGAAATTGTTGCCGGAGCCGGTGAACGGGGTCAGCGCTACCTCGCAGCACTGCGACTGGCGGGAATCCCGCCGAGCGGCATGGACTCCGCCGAGATCCTCTACGCCGACGGTACCTGCAACGCCATCGCCCAGGGCATGCCGCGATCCGAGGTACTCGCAGAATTCAAGGCAGTTGGCGACGTCTATGCCCAGATCACGCCGATGCCGTCAGCGCGAATCGCCGAAATCTATGTGGAGACAGCAGAAAACACGTACTGCTGA
- a CDS encoding glutamate synthase subunit beta — MGDPSGFMKHTSRELPVRRPVPLRLLDWKEVYEEFPKETLKTQASRCMDCGIPFCHNGCPLGNLIPEWNDLVYKDHWHDAIERLHATNNFPEFTGRLCPAPCEASCVLGINQDPVTIKQVEVEIIDKAFDEGWVKPVRAARSTNKRVAVVGSGPAGLAAAQQLTRAGHAVTVFERADRIGGLLRYGIPEFKMEKRHIDRRLEQMEAEGTVFKTNVNVGVDITADELREQFDAVVLAGGATAARDLPIPGRELDGIHQAMEYLPIANRVQLGDLDAPTIDAKGKKVVIIGGGDTGADCLGTSHRQGAASVHQFEIMPRPPETRASQTPWPTYPLMYRVASAHEEGGERLFSVNTEKFVGEDGKVTGLKAHEVEMKSGRFEKVEGSDFELEADLVFLAMGFVGPEKPGLLTDLGVDLNERGNVARTSKWNTNVDGVFVAGDMGRGQSLIVWAIAEGRSAAAAVDTYLEGETALPAPILPTAAPQR, encoded by the coding sequence GTGGGTGATCCAAGCGGCTTCATGAAGCACACGTCCCGCGAACTTCCGGTTCGCCGGCCGGTGCCGTTGCGCCTGCTCGACTGGAAAGAGGTCTACGAGGAGTTCCCGAAGGAAACCCTCAAGACCCAGGCCAGCCGTTGCATGGACTGCGGAATTCCGTTCTGCCATAACGGTTGCCCTCTCGGAAACTTGATTCCCGAGTGGAACGACCTGGTGTACAAGGACCACTGGCACGACGCGATCGAGCGTTTGCATGCGACCAACAACTTCCCGGAGTTCACCGGTCGCCTGTGCCCAGCACCTTGTGAGGCGTCCTGTGTTCTGGGCATCAACCAGGATCCGGTCACCATCAAGCAGGTCGAGGTCGAGATCATCGACAAGGCCTTCGACGAGGGATGGGTCAAGCCGGTTCGCGCGGCGCGTTCCACCAACAAGCGCGTCGCCGTTGTCGGCAGTGGTCCGGCCGGTCTGGCTGCAGCGCAGCAGCTGACGCGTGCCGGTCACGCAGTGACGGTCTTCGAGCGGGCAGACCGCATCGGTGGCCTGCTGCGCTACGGCATCCCCGAGTTCAAGATGGAGAAGCGTCACATCGACCGCCGTCTCGAGCAGATGGAAGCCGAAGGCACCGTCTTCAAGACCAACGTCAATGTGGGCGTGGATATCACGGCTGACGAACTGCGCGAGCAGTTCGACGCCGTGGTTCTCGCCGGCGGCGCCACCGCAGCTCGCGACCTGCCGATCCCAGGCCGCGAACTCGACGGCATCCACCAGGCGATGGAGTACCTCCCGATCGCCAACCGCGTTCAGCTCGGTGACCTCGATGCTCCGACCATCGATGCAAAGGGCAAGAAGGTTGTCATCATCGGTGGCGGCGACACCGGCGCCGACTGCCTCGGTACCTCGCACCGTCAGGGCGCTGCCAGCGTCCATCAGTTCGAGATCATGCCGCGCCCCCCGGAGACTCGCGCATCGCAGACTCCGTGGCCGACATACCCGTTGATGTACCGCGTGGCTTCGGCTCACGAAGAGGGCGGCGAGCGCCTGTTCTCCGTCAACACCGAGAAGTTTGTCGGTGAAGACGGCAAGGTCACCGGCCTCAAGGCTCACGAGGTCGAGATGAAGTCGGGTCGCTTCGAGAAGGTCGAGGGCTCGGACTTCGAGCTCGAGGCTGACCTCGTGTTCCTGGCCATGGGCTTCGTCGGACCCGAAAAGCCGGGTCTGCTCACCGATCTCGGTGTCGACCTGAACGAGCGTGGCAACGTGGCCCGCACGTCCAAGTGGAACACGAACGTCGACGGCGTCTTCGTAGCCGGCGACATGGGCCGCGGCCAGTCCCTGATCGTCTGGGCAATCGCCGAGGGACGTTCCGCAGCAGCTGCTGTGGACACGTACCTCGAGGGTGAGACGGCGCTTCCGGCTCCGATCCTCCCGACGGCGGCTCCGCAGCGCTAG
- a CDS encoding ABC transporter substrate-binding protein: MSRNSRSGSRGVAVAALAISASLFLASCAGNDDNGGGGGGESADSGSSLKIGMVNEQADPGSPTKGGTLTFSGYSPVTTLDPAKAQVSGSTGGSELSAIYDVLMRYDPIEQTFVPQLAQSLEPNDESTTWTLKLRDGVTFSDGTPFDAQAVTASINRYMTNKGPQSGLWIDKVVSMDTPDATTVVFNLVDPWTGIEPMLSTGPGMIVAPAAQQGDQFTPIGAGAFTLEKFAPNEEMLLAARADYYGGAPNVDKLKMVSILGAQPTSEALKSGGIDAAYIRTLGPILDLIENGNPGFIDIPSLGYIANVNMAPGRPGADLRVRQAMTYAVDPATLDVRANDGKGLPGQVIFQDTSRWHNDVAPIGVDPAKAKELLDQAKADGYDGKISYLTMQEPSAQATALAVQAMLNAVGFDVQIENVNNVGDLVKRMYADRDYDMATAALNLTEADPSERLYTGLKTGGRNNTTGYSDAEMDQLLDELGVAISDDDKKAVLVKIQERANETLPWQVWGTGPALDVWNQNVHGLQPSLDGILLFDEVWKK, translated from the coding sequence ATGAGCCGCAATTCCCGATCAGGTAGTCGCGGCGTGGCAGTTGCCGCGCTGGCTATCTCTGCAAGTTTGTTCCTTGCCTCATGTGCCGGAAATGACGACAACGGGGGCGGGGGCGGGGGAGAGTCGGCCGATTCCGGGTCGTCGTTGAAGATCGGAATGGTGAACGAGCAGGCCGATCCAGGTTCGCCCACCAAGGGTGGCACCCTCACCTTCAGCGGCTACTCACCGGTGACGACACTCGATCCGGCCAAGGCTCAGGTATCAGGCTCCACCGGTGGCAGCGAGCTCAGTGCAATCTATGACGTGCTGATGCGATACGACCCCATCGAGCAGACGTTTGTGCCCCAGTTGGCGCAGTCGCTCGAGCCGAATGACGAAAGCACCACGTGGACGTTGAAGCTGCGTGACGGCGTGACATTCAGTGACGGAACACCTTTCGATGCGCAAGCCGTTACTGCGAGTATCAACCGCTACATGACGAACAAGGGGCCGCAGTCGGGATTGTGGATCGACAAGGTCGTCTCGATGGACACGCCGGATGCAACGACGGTTGTCTTCAACCTGGTTGATCCGTGGACGGGTATCGAGCCGATGCTCTCGACCGGTCCCGGCATGATCGTTGCTCCGGCGGCGCAGCAGGGAGATCAGTTCACGCCGATCGGTGCCGGTGCGTTCACGCTCGAGAAGTTTGCTCCCAACGAGGAAATGCTGCTCGCTGCTCGTGCTGACTACTACGGTGGCGCGCCGAATGTCGACAAACTCAAGATGGTCAGCATTCTCGGTGCGCAGCCCACTTCCGAGGCCCTGAAGTCCGGCGGTATCGATGCGGCGTACATACGCACGTTGGGGCCGATCCTCGATCTGATCGAGAACGGCAACCCGGGCTTCATCGACATTCCCTCGCTCGGCTATATCGCAAACGTCAATATGGCTCCCGGTCGGCCCGGAGCGGATCTGCGTGTGCGCCAAGCGATGACGTACGCCGTCGATCCGGCGACTTTGGATGTCCGTGCCAACGACGGTAAGGGTCTGCCGGGTCAGGTTATCTTCCAGGACACGTCGCGCTGGCACAACGATGTTGCTCCGATCGGTGTGGATCCGGCCAAGGCGAAGGAACTGCTCGATCAGGCGAAGGCGGACGGTTACGACGGCAAGATCAGCTACCTCACGATGCAGGAGCCGTCGGCGCAGGCCACGGCGCTCGCTGTGCAGGCGATGCTCAATGCCGTCGGTTTCGACGTCCAGATCGAGAACGTCAACAACGTCGGTGACTTGGTCAAGCGGATGTATGCCGATCGCGATTACGACATGGCGACCGCTGCTCTCAACCTCACCGAGGCGGACCCTTCCGAGCGTCTCTACACGGGCCTCAAGACCGGTGGACGTAACAACACCACGGGCTACTCGGACGCCGAAATGGATCAGTTGCTCGACGAGTTGGGTGTTGCAATCAGCGACGACGACAAGAAGGCCGTCCTCGTGAAGATTCAGGAACGGGCCAACGAGACCCTGCCGTGGCAGGTATGGGGCACCGGACCGGCTTTGGACGTGTGGAATCAGAACGTGCACGGACTTCAGCCGAGTCTCGACGGGATCCTGCTCTTCGACGAGGTGTGGAAGAAGTAA
- a CDS encoding UBP-type zinc finger domain-containing protein: MKKILKRVASRTPAPEPVASGCEELTETPETDPAALTPGVCQECAELGEDNWSHLRICLTCGHVGCCDSSPHQHATNHYRETGHPVMRSHEPGESWRWCYVHDLMG; the protein is encoded by the coding sequence ATGAAAAAGATCCTGAAGCGCGTCGCATCCCGCACACCGGCACCCGAACCGGTGGCAAGCGGTTGCGAAGAATTGACTGAAACGCCCGAAACCGACCCGGCCGCTTTAACTCCCGGAGTCTGTCAAGAATGCGCCGAACTGGGCGAGGACAACTGGTCACATCTGCGAATCTGCCTCACCTGCGGCCACGTCGGATGCTGCGACTCCAGCCCGCACCAACACGCCACCAACCACTATCGCGAGACCGGGCATCCCGTCATGCGTTCCCATGAACCAGGCGAGTCCTGGCGCTGGTGCTACGTCCACGATCTGATGGGCTAG
- a CDS encoding ABC transporter substrate-binding protein — translation MSRSSRRGSRKVAAVALAVSAGLFLSSCADSGADGGSGDAPESGSALTIGPVNVQSNEGDPVKGGTLTFSGYSAVTSLDPSKTQIAGSVGGSELGAIYDTLLRYDSTSQKFVPKLANSMEPSSDFKTWTLKLRDGVKFSDGTQVDSAAVSSSLARYVTNKGPQSSLYASKVTSVDTPDASTVVFNLADPWTGIEALLATGPGMIVAPSAQQGDKFTPIGAGAFTLEKFAPNEELILDAREDYFAGAPNVDKLRMISIVGSQATSDSLKSGGADVTYMRSLPNVLDLIDSGYPGYVDIPSLSYLSLINTAPGRPGADVRVRQALALATDPVALDNRLNEGKGLPGQVIFQDSSRWHNDEAPIGVDPAKAKQLLDEAKADGFDGKITYLTLQENSAQAMALALQSMANAVGFDFQIEYVNSVADVVKRLYVDRDFDMSTGSANLPEADPFERLYSNLKTGGRNNATSFSDAQMDTLLDELGVATSDDAKKEVLAKIQARATEVVPWQILGNTPWLGVWAKNVHGVQQSIDGIMFFDEAWKTN, via the coding sequence ATGAGTCGCAGTTCTAGGCGCGGCAGTCGAAAGGTCGCGGCAGTCGCACTGGCTGTTTCCGCCGGTTTGTTCTTGTCCTCGTGTGCCGACAGTGGAGCGGACGGCGGCAGCGGCGACGCGCCGGAATCCGGCTCGGCTCTCACGATCGGTCCCGTCAACGTTCAGTCGAACGAGGGTGATCCGGTCAAGGGCGGAACGCTGACGTTCAGCGGTTATTCCGCGGTGACGAGTCTCGATCCGTCGAAGACGCAGATTGCCGGCTCGGTGGGCGGATCGGAGCTCGGGGCGATCTACGACACCCTGCTTCGCTACGACTCGACGTCGCAGAAGTTCGTTCCGAAGCTCGCCAACTCGATGGAGCCGAGCTCGGATTTCAAGACGTGGACGCTCAAGCTGCGTGACGGTGTGAAGTTCAGTGATGGCACCCAGGTCGACTCCGCTGCCGTGTCGTCGAGTCTGGCTCGGTACGTCACCAACAAGGGGCCGCAGTCCAGCCTGTATGCGTCGAAGGTTACGTCCGTCGACACACCGGACGCGTCGACGGTCGTCTTCAATCTGGCCGATCCGTGGACGGGTATCGAGGCGCTTCTCGCTACCGGCCCCGGCATGATCGTTGCGCCCAGTGCGCAGCAGGGTGACAAGTTCACCCCGATCGGCGCGGGTGCGTTCACGCTCGAGAAGTTCGCTCCCAACGAGGAGCTGATTCTCGACGCCCGTGAGGATTACTTCGCCGGTGCTCCGAATGTGGACAAGTTGCGAATGATCAGCATCGTCGGTTCGCAGGCTACGAGTGATTCGCTCAAGAGCGGCGGCGCGGATGTCACGTACATGCGCTCGCTTCCGAACGTGCTCGATCTGATCGACTCCGGCTACCCCGGTTACGTCGACATTCCGTCACTGTCGTACCTGTCCCTGATCAACACCGCTCCGGGTCGTCCGGGCGCCGATGTGCGAGTGCGTCAGGCACTGGCTCTGGCCACGGATCCCGTTGCACTCGACAACCGACTCAACGAAGGTAAGGGCCTTCCGGGGCAGGTCATCTTCCAGGACAGCTCGCGCTGGCACAACGACGAGGCTCCGATCGGCGTCGACCCGGCCAAGGCCAAGCAGCTTCTCGACGAGGCAAAGGCCGACGGTTTCGACGGCAAGATCACGTACCTGACCCTGCAGGAGAACTCCGCTCAGGCGATGGCTCTCGCGCTGCAGTCCATGGCTAACGCCGTTGGCTTCGACTTCCAGATCGAGTACGTCAACTCGGTTGCCGATGTCGTCAAGCGTTTGTACGTCGACCGTGACTTCGACATGTCGACCGGTTCCGCCAACCTTCCGGAAGCCGATCCGTTCGAGCGTCTGTACTCGAACCTCAAGACCGGTGGCCGAAACAACGCGACAAGCTTCTCCGACGCTCAGATGGACACGCTGCTCGACGAGTTGGGTGTGGCAACGTCCGACGACGCGAAGAAGGAGGTCCTTGCCAAGATCCAGGCACGCGCCACCGAGGTTGTGCCGTGGCAGATCCTCGGAAACACGCCGTGGCTTGGTGTGTGGGCCAAGAACGTTCACGGAGTCCAGCAGAGCATCGACGGAATCATGTTCTTCGACGAGGCGTGGAAGACCAACTGA
- a CDS encoding SDR family NAD(P)-dependent oxidoreductase has translation MGLIRDVGSWRRGAKLQRRLRDLTGTLVVVTGAGSGIGRETALAFAAEGSILVVCDVNLESAQDTAALINSPASVGGADAVFGGGAHAYQVDVSDEQAMTRFAETVAAHHGVPDIVVNNAGIGFSGTFADTTQGQFERVMDINFWGVVYGCRAFSPMMIKRGSGGHIVNLSSAAAYTPQKALTAYSTSKAAVFMLSDCLRAELLPSGIGVSTICPGIVDTNIVKTTEFAGTTAAEQLRNQTKADNFYHRRNFTPDRVASAIVKAVRTNKAIVPVTPEAKLGYRLSRFYPSSMRVGARLNAL, from the coding sequence ATGGGACTGATCAGGGATGTCGGGAGTTGGCGACGCGGAGCAAAGCTGCAACGACGCCTACGCGACCTCACCGGGACGCTAGTGGTTGTCACCGGAGCAGGCAGTGGCATCGGCCGCGAGACCGCGCTCGCTTTTGCCGCCGAGGGCTCAATCCTCGTTGTGTGCGACGTCAACCTCGAAAGCGCCCAGGACACAGCCGCACTCATCAACTCGCCCGCGAGCGTCGGCGGAGCCGACGCAGTCTTCGGCGGCGGTGCCCACGCGTATCAGGTGGACGTTTCCGACGAGCAAGCCATGACTCGATTCGCGGAAACCGTCGCCGCACACCACGGAGTTCCCGACATCGTGGTCAACAATGCCGGCATCGGCTTCTCGGGAACCTTCGCAGACACCACACAGGGACAATTCGAGCGAGTCATGGACATCAACTTCTGGGGAGTTGTGTACGGCTGCCGCGCCTTCTCGCCGATGATGATCAAACGCGGCTCCGGCGGACACATCGTCAACCTCTCGTCCGCCGCGGCATACACACCGCAGAAAGCATTGACCGCATACTCGACCAGCAAAGCTGCCGTGTTCATGCTCTCCGACTGTCTACGCGCAGAGCTGCTTCCGTCCGGAATCGGCGTCAGCACCATCTGCCCCGGCATTGTCGACACCAACATCGTCAAGACCACCGAGTTCGCCGGAACGACTGCAGCGGAACAACTTCGGAATCAAACCAAGGCGGACAACTTCTACCATCGCCGAAACTTCACACCCGACCGGGTGGCAAGCGCCATCGTCAAGGCAGTGCGGACCAACAAGGCAATTGTGCCCGTCACCCCCGAAGCGAAACTCGGGTACCGACTCAGCCGGTTCTACCCGAGTTCCATGCGCGTCGGAGCCCGCCTCAATGCTCTATGA